In the Alistipes sp. ZOR0009 genome, AGAAGGAGAAATCTCCAATGCCGCAACACCTCCGACCATTCTCGTAAATATTATGCATGCTGATGGTGCTATTAGGCCTATTGACAGTACGTTATTACATGATGGTAAATTTTCGATGTTGGGGAAAGTGAAAAGAACTGAGGTTGCTTTTCTTCAGTTTTCGAACGAAGCTACCTTCCCTTTTATTCTTGAAAAGGGAGATATTAAGGTTGCGATTAACTACGATAAGTGGGATGAGTATAAGATAACAGGAACACCATTGAACGATAAGTTTGATGCCTTTCATAGTAGATATCATGCTTTATGGGCGAATGCTGATAGTGCATACGTCAAATTTGTAAGGGCAGAAGGG is a window encoding:
- a CDS encoding DUF4369 domain-containing protein — encoded protein: MKSLGFIFFVVLGFTACKHSNFTIEGEISNAATPPTILVNIMHADGAIRPIDSTLLHDGKFSMLGKVKRTEVAFLQFSNEATFPFILEKGDIKVAINYDKWDEYKITGTPLNDKFDAFHSRYHALWANADSAYVKFVRAEGAGKLPKEELDVLRKEVMIKYGLMLDYSKSYIAENKDNILSVAALWSVHKVLKKEDYKTLSNIISPNLKYSNLLDLMQKQANGKLPN